Proteins encoded in a region of the Coffea eugenioides isolate CCC68of chromosome 4, Ceug_1.0, whole genome shotgun sequence genome:
- the LOC113767447 gene encoding uncharacterized protein LOC113767447 has protein sequence MNCRRTLNVENQQLNSPKRPSPSPSHFPASYRSPDEACRSSDHALLANPGGLTESSRKTSTSGTPCQFDGMPASDQLCKHNHQQHLPFDMGNLNLMHNSSVQTHGSGHSPSYNSNLEKSFASRDTWIDPKCKPLHVRRMQRDQTQYAEEGDSNLPNSNSSSVSDAASIGKSSPLANYIIKGSTFEKGSNHEESSHGKMGMNDIPEDSRFHFDICPSGSVIKLKAPLHLMNREKRNETKRNTGGLCITSLRPGMILLKNYISFNDQVKLIKKCKDLGLGPGGFYLPGYRDGAKLNLKMMCLGKTWDPETSTYGDERPCDGSKPPIIPKEFCDLAKRAIKDSHAHIEKNSRKRNVEDVLPSMSPNICIVNFYSTSGRLGLHQDKDESQESLRRGVPVVSFSIGDSAEFLYGDQRDINQAEKIRLESGDALIFGGKARNIYHGVSTIFPDTAPKVLLEETNLRAGRLNLTFREY, from the exons ATGAACTGCCGTCGGACCCTAAACGTCGAAAACCAGCAGCTCAACTCACCCAAACGCCCATCACCATCGCCTTCTCATTTTCCCGCCAGTTATCGCAGCCCT GATGAAGCTTGTAGATCTTCTGATCATGCACTACTGGCGAATCCTGGTGGATTGACGGAAAGTTCAAGAAAAACATCTACTTCTGGCACACCATGTCAGTTTGATGGTATGCCAGCTTCAGATCAATTGTGCAAGCATAATCATCAGCAACACTTGCCATTTGATATGGGAAACCTTAATCTGATGCATAATTCATCAGTACAAACACATGGTTCAGGTCACTCACCATCCTACAATTCCAATTTGGAGAAGTCTTTTGCTTCAAGAGATACTTGGATTGATCCCAAGTGCAAGCCCTTACATGTGAGGAGAATGCAGAGGGACCAAACACAGTATGCAGAGGAAGGAGATTCTAACTTACCAAATTCAAATTCCTCTAGTGTTTCTGATGCTGCCAGCATTGGCAAATCATCTCCATTAGCTAATTACATTATAAAGGGCAGCACTTTTGAGAAGGGCAGTAACCATGAGGAAAGTTCTCATGGGAAAATGGGTATGAATGACATACCTGAAGATTCTAGATTCCATTTTGACATCTGTCCATCTGGATCCGTTATCAAGCTAAAAGCCCCGCTTCATCTCATGAATAGAGAAAAGAGGAATGAAACTAAGCGCAACACAGGTGGACTCTGCATTACATCATTGAGGCCTGGGATGATTTTGTTAAAGAATTACATTTCCTTCAATGATCAG GTTAAATTGATAAAGAAGTGCAAGGATCTTGGACTGGGTCCTGGAGGCTTCTATTTACCTGGCTATCGTGATGGAGCAAAGCTGAACTTGAAGATGATGTGCCTTGGTAAAACTTGGGACCCTGAGACAAGTACTTATGGCGATGAAAGGCCTTGTGATGGCTCCAAACCTCCCATTATTCCTAAAGAATTTTGTGACTTGGCTAAAAGGGCTATAAAAGATTCCCATGCACATATAGAGAAAAACTCCAGAAAAAGAAATGTGGAAGATGTTTTACCCTCGATGTCGCCTAACATCTGCATAGTCAATTTCTACTCAACAAGTGGCCGCCTTGGTCTCCATCAG GACAAAGATGAAAGCCAAGAGAGTCTTCGTAGAGGAGTGCCCGTGGTGTCCTTTTCAATTGGTGACTCTGCAGAATTTTTGTATGGTGACCAGAGAGATATTAACCAGGCGGAGAAAATCAGACTGGAATCCGGGGATGCGCTGATATTTGGTGGTAAAGCTAGGAACATATATCATGGTGTCTCAACTATTTTTCCAGACACAGCTCCCAAGGTTCTGTTAGAAGAGACAAATTTGAGGGCTGGCCGTCTGAATCTCACTTTTAGAGAGTACTGA
- the LOC113768529 gene encoding 25.3 kDa vesicle transport protein, whose protein sequence is MVKLTMIARVTDGLPLVEGLDDGRDMPDVDYYKKQAKALFTNLSRGQNEASRMSIETGPYVFHYIIEGRVCYLTMCDRAYPKKLAFQYLEDLKNEFERVNGSQIETAARPYAFIKFDTFIQKTKKLYQDTRTQRNVAKLNDELYEVHQIMTRNVQEVLGVGEKLDQVSQLSSRLTSESRIYAEKARDLNRQALIRKWAPVAVVLGVVILLFWVRKKIW, encoded by the exons atggtgaaattgACTATGATTGCTCGTGTTACTGATGGCCTTCCATTAGTGGAGGGGCTGGATGATGGCCGAGATATGCCAGACGTGGATTACTACAAAAAGCAGGCCAAGGCGTTGTTCACAAATCTGTCAAGGGGCCAGAATGAGGCTTCCAGAATGTCTATTGAAACCGGTCCTTATGTTTTCCA TTATATCATTGAAGGGCGAGTTTGTTATCTGACAATGTGTGACCGTGCTTATCCTAAGAAGCTTGCTTTTCAATACCTTGAAGACCTTAAGAATGAATTTGAACGTGTAAATGGTAGTCAAATCGAAACTGCTGCCAGACCTTATGCTTTTATAAAATTTG ATACATTCATACAGAAAACAAAGAAACTATACCAGGATACAAGAACCCAGCGGAACGTTGCAAAGTTGAATGATGAACTTTATGAAGTACACCAGATTATGACTCGCAATGTACAAGAAGTTCTTGGTGTCGGGGAAAAATTGGACC AGGTGAGTCAGCTTTCTAGCCGTTTGACTTCTGAATCTCGCATATATGCTGAAAAGGCAAGAGATTTGAATCGCCAG GCCTTGATTCGTAAATGGGCACCTGTAGCGGTAGTGCTCGGCGTTGTAATCCTCCTGTTCTGGGTTAGGAAGAAGATTTGGTGA